A window of Mobiluncus massiliensis genomic DNA:
TGTTTTATCGCTTTAAGGTGGTTTTTTCAGCCGTCTGGAAGTGATTCGACATCGGTAACTATTCCTACTACCTGACCTTGGAGTCACCAACTAAATGTCCAATACTACTAATGTCCCTACTACTGTTCCTCAGGTTGCCATTAACGACATCGGCTCGACCGAGGACCTCATCAAAGAAATCGACAAGACCATCAAGTACTTCAATGATGGCGATCTTGTCTCCGGTACTGTCGTGAAAGTTGATCGCGACGAAGTTTTGCTCGATATCGGTTACAAAACCGAAGGCGTTATTCTTTCCCGCGAGCTGTCCATTAAACATGACGTGGATCCCGACGCGGAAGTCAAAGTTGGTGACGAAATCGAAGCTCTGGTCCTCCAAAAGGAAGACAAAGAAGGCCGTTTGCTGCTGTCCAAGAAGCGCGCTCAGTACGAACGCGCCTGGGGCGATATCGAAAAGGTGAAGCAGGAAGACGGTGTCGTCAACGGTACCGTTATCGAGGTTGTCAAAGGCGGCTTGATTATTGATATCGGTCTGCGCGGATTCTTGCCGGCCTCCCTGGTTGAAATGCGCCGCGTGCGCGACCTGCAGCCTTACATCGGCCGTCAGCTGGAAACCAAGATTATTGAGTTGGACAAGAACCGCAACAACGTGGTTTTGTCCCGCCGCGCTTTCTTGGAACAGACCCAGTCCGAAGTGCGCACCACCTTCCTGTCCACTTTGCAAAAGGGTCAGGTTCGCAAGGGCGTGGTGTCCTCTATCGTCAACTTCGGCGCGTTCGTCGATTTGGGCGGCGTGGACGGCCTGGTGCACGTGTCCGAACTGTCCTGGAAGCACATTGATCACCCCTCCGAGGTCGTTCAGGTTGGCCAGGAAGTCACCGTGGAAGTACTCGACGTTGACTTTGATCGCGAACGCGTGTCCCTGTCCTTGAAGGCCACTCAGGAAGATCCGTGGCAGACCTTCGCCCGGACCCACAAGATCGGTCAAATCGTTCCTGGTAAGGTCACCAAGTTGGTGCCCTTCGGCGTGTTTGTCCGGGTCGAGGATGGTATCGAGGGCCTGGTACACGTGTCCGAGTTGGCCACCCGTCACGTGGAAGTTCCCGAACAGGTCGCCAAGATTGGCGATGAAATCTTTGTCAAGGTTATCGATATTGACCTCGAACGCCGCCGTATCTCGCTGTCCTTGAAGCAGGCTAACGAGGGGCTGGACGTGACTTCTGACGACTTCGATCCTTCGCTTTACGGTATGTCTGCCGAATACGACGCTGAGGGCAACTACAAGTACCCCGAAGGCTTCGATCCGGAAACGAACGAGTGGATGGAAGGCTACGAAGAACAGCGCGCTGCTTGGGAAACCTCCTACGCCGCGGCTCAGGCTCGTTTTGAAGCCCACAAGGAACAGGTTAAGGTTGCTCAGGAAGCCGACAAGGAAGCTGCTATCGCTCAGGGCGTAGCTGAACAGACTTCCTACAGCTCCACCACCGAGGAAGAAGCCGATACCTCAGGTACCTTGGCCGATGACGAGGCTTTGGCGGCGCTGCGCGACAAGTTGGCCGGAGAGTAAAGCTCTCGGAAATTCCCGCGCGGCTGGACAGCCAGCAATAATTTCATCAGTGATGCGGAGGCCGCTTGGTCTCCGCATCACTTTATATGCTCGATTTTTCCACCAGCATTTGGCCACATTTCCCCGCGGTGTGGCTTAAGCTGAGAAATACTACGGTTTTTGATGACCGGATGAAATAGTAAGCACCGCCAGAATTTTGAGCGCAGCACAGAGAGGTAACTGTCGTGAAAATTGTCATTGCCCCGGATTCGTTTAAAGGTTCTTTGTCCGCCGCGGAAGCAGTCGCGGCGATGAAACGTGGGGTTGAAGCAATTTTCCCCGAAGCCGAAACGGTAGCGGTGCCGGTGGCTGACGGCGGTGAAGGCACCGCTGCGGTCATGCTTAATGCTTATGGCGGAGAAGTTAAGACGGCCAAGACGGTAGACGCCCTGGGCCGCGAACGGGAGGGCGAATTTACCTGGATTCCGGCGCGGCGCCTGGTCGTACTGGACACCGCTGAAGCCTGCGGGATTATGTACATCTCTATGCTGGAACGCAACATTATGGAATCCAACACAGAAGGTGTGGGGATGTTGTTGAAAGCCGCGTTGGACTTGGAGCCTGAAACTATCGTGGTCGGTTTGGGCGGTTCTGCGACCAATGATGGCGGCTGGGGCATGATGCATAATCTCGGTGCGAAACTTTTTGACGAGGCCGGCCAAGAGCTCGAACCGAAAGTTCATGTTTTGGCTAACGCTGCCCGCCTGGATTTATCCGGGATGGATCCTCGCTTGAGCAAAGTAAAGATCGTGGCTGCGAACGATGTGCGTAACCCGCTGACCGGTTCCAGCGGGGCGTCTGCCTCGTTCGGTCCGCAAAAGGGCGCCAAGCCGCTGCAGCTGGGTAAGCTCGATCGCTGCCTCAAAAATTGGGGCCGGCTGTTAGAAGAGACTACCGGTACCAAAGTTGCAGACGTGGAGGGTGCTGGCGCCGCTGGAGGGATGGGAGCCGCTTTCCTTGCTCTGGGTGCGGAAAATCGCCACGGTTTTGAGATTGTAGCCGAAGCGACGAAACTCAACGAAGCTATGGAAGATGCCGACCTGGTGTTGACCGGCGAAGGTCAGCTCGACCGGCAAACCCAACGCGGCAAGACGCCCTGGGGCGTGGCACAGCTGGCTCGCCAGCACGGTATTCCCGCCTTGGCGTTTACCGCGCGTCTCGGCTTGGGACACGAGATTTTGCTGCAGGACGGATTCACCGCGATTATTCCCATCATGCACCAAGCTATGACCGGTGAAAAAGCCGCCATCGAGAAAGCATCTATCTTGTTGGAGGACGCGGTCACTTTGAGCTTGCAGCTGATGACGGTAGGTGCGAATCCCGCCATCAGCGACATTTTGTTGAAAGCACTTGATGATTAAACAGCTGCGGACGTTCTCCGTTCCGGATAATCGTGCGCTAAAGGTCGCTATCAGCGGCGGTATCGGATCGGGAAAAACGTCGTTCACCAACTGTTTAGCCTCCCTGGGCGGGGTTCGTTTTGACGCCGATGAAGTGTTGCGCGCCGCCACCGGTCCGCAGGGGAGTGCCACGGCACAAATCCGGGAAACGTTTGGTGCATCGGTGTGTGCCGGCGGTGAACTCAATCGCGGCGCCCTAGCGCAGCTCATCTTTTCCGACCCTGCCGCAAAAGCCCGCCTGGAAAGCATCTTGCATCCCCTCGTGTGGGAGGAAATGGACCGGGTGTTAGCTCAATTGGAACCGGGAGACGTGCTGGTGGCAGAGATTCCTCTGTTGACCGAAACCGGTAACCACACCCGTTTCGACTGCTGCGTCATGGTGGACGCCCCGCTGGAAGTGCGCCTCGCGCGCCTCACCCGAAACCGTCAACTAAACGAGGCGCAGGCTCGTGCACGTATTGACGCGCAAGCCAGCCGGGAGCAGCGAGAGGCCATTGCGACATTTTGGGTGGACAACTGCGGTACACCCGCAGACCTCGATGCAGACGCGGCCGCGCTCTGGAAGATTCTGTCTGACCGCCCGGTGCCGGAGCTTTCAGACTTTGCAAAGCACGGTGGGCCGGATTTGCCTACACTGGGACTATGACCGAAAAAAAGGCGCTGCCTCGCGATTTGGTGGAAAATCCGATTTCACTGGAAGTCGTTAGCGAATACACCCCCTCCGGCGACCAGCCGGAAGCCATCGCCGAACTTGCTGAGAGAATCAATGCCGGTGAAAAAGACGTCGTGCTGTTGGGAGCAACCGGCACCGGCAAGACCGCCACCACCGCTTGGCTCATCGAGAAACTGCAGCGCCCCACCCTGGTGCTGGAACCAAACAAAACGTTAGCGGCCCAGCTGACTGCCGAGTTCCGCGAACTGTTGCCAAAGAACGCCGTGGAATACTTCGTGTCGTACTACGACTACTACCAGCCCGAAGCCTATGTGCCGCAAACCGATACCTATATCGAAAAAGATTCCTCTATCAACGATGAAGTGGAACGTTTGCGCCACTCGGCCACGAACTCCCTGCTGACACGCCGTGACGTGGTGGTCGTTTCCTCGGTGTCTTGCATCTACGGTTTGGGTACCCCCGAAGAGTACGTGTCGCGAGGCATTCACTTGACCCGGGGAATGCAGATTGGGCGCCAAGATCTCATTAAACGATTCGTGCAGATGCAGTACAACCGCAATGACGTGGAGTTTACGCGCGGCAATTTTCGGGTGCGTGGGGATACTATCGACATCATTCCCATGTATGAAGAGCTCGGGGTGCGGGTGGAAATGTTCGGCGACGAGATTGACGCCCTGGCTTTGCTGCATCCCGTGACCGGCGCGACTTTGCACGAAGTGAATGAAATCTATGTGTTCCCCGCGTCGCACTACGTCGCCGGGCCGGAACGAATGGAACGCGCCTTGGCCGGCATTGAGCGCGAACTGGAACAGCGCTGCAAATGGTTCCACGACCAAGGCAAACTGTTGGAAGAACAGCGCCTCAGAATGCGTACCACCTACGACTTGGAGATGCTGCGCCAGATCGGGATGTGTGCGGGCATTGAGAACTATTCCCTGCATATTGACGGCCGGCAGCCGGGAGAGCCTCCACACACCTTGCTGGATTACTTTCCAGAAGATTTCCTGCTGGTCATTGACGAGTCTCACGTCACGGTGCCCCAGATTGGCGGCATGTTTGAAGGTGATATGTCACGGAAACGCACCCTGGTGGATTTCGGGTTCCGGCTGCCCTCCGCGATGGATAACCGGCCCTTGAAATGGGAGGAATTCCAGGACCGCATTGGGCAAACGGTGTATCTGTCCGCCACCCCGGGGGACTATGAACTGGGTCTCAGTGATGGGGTAGTGGAACAGATTATTCGCCCCACCGGCCTGGTCGACCCCAAGATTGTGGTGAAACCGGTGGAGGGCCAGATTGACGACTTGATGGAACAGATTCGCCAGCGCACCGAAGCTGATGAGCGAGTGCTGGTGACCACGCTAACCAAACGCATGGCTGAGGACCTGACAAAATACTTGGCTCAGCGCGGAATCAGGGTCGAATACCTGCACTCGGATGTGGATACGCTACGCCGGGTGGAACTGCTGCGTTCCTTGCGTCAAGGTGAATTCGATGTGTTAGTGGGTATCAACCTGCTGCGCGAGGGTCTGGATCTGCCCGAAGTGTCGTTGGTTTCGATTTTGGATGCCGACAAGCAAGGGTTCTTGCGTTCCACGAAGTCTCTGATTCAAACGGTTGGGCGCGCCGCCCGTAATGTCCACGGGGAAGTTCATATGTACGCTGACGCGGTTTCTGACGCGATGCGGGAAGCCATCGATGAAACCGAACGGCGCCGCCAGAAACAAATCGCGTATAACGAAGCCCACGGTATCGATCCGCAGCCGCTACGCAAGAAGATCTCTGACGTAACCGACATGCTGGCACGCGAAGATATTGACACCGCAGAATTGTTGGGAACCGGGTATCGCCAGCCTGACCAAAAGCCTTCTGCCGCGGCCCGCAGCGCGGCTCAGGACGCGGCGGCAGCTCGCGCGGCTCTAGAGGTCATCAGCCGAGCACGAGCCAATGCGGCAGAGGACCAGCCAACTCAGCATGGCGCGGATGACGATACCGTGGACTTGGTTTCTCTGGTCGCGGAGTTGACCGACCAGATGCATGCGGCTGCCAGTGAGCTACGGTTTGAGCTGGCAGCTCGGCTGCGTGATGAAATCGCCGACCTAAAGAAAGAAATCCGCCGGGGGAAAGCCCTGGGGAACTAGCGTTTCGGGTCGTGTTTCAGGTTAGGTTACGGCAAAGGGCGGCTGGATTCGCCTAGTTTTTGACCAGCTTTGCCCCGGCCGCTGGCGGGATCGAAGTTTGCAAATGAACTAAACAGATCGGTGGCTGCTGAATATCAGCAGCCACCGGTGGGATTAGGTTATGAGCTCAAGGCTCAATGGCGGATTAGTAGTCCACCACGTGGTCCTCAAGGATGCCCTTGGTAATCGGGGTGGGATCGCCAAAGCGGTGGTTCGTCAAAGCAACCGCCTGTTCGTGAAGGAACGGAATCATTTCGACTCGACCGGAATAGGTGACCGGGTGATCCCAGATGGCCACATCAACAGAGCCGTCGATAGCTTCAGCAACCTTGGTACGGCTTTCACCGATGATACGAATCCGCCCGTCAAAGCCGGCATCGTGAGCGGCCCAGCTGCGAGCCCAGTTCAACCAGGCGGCTTCATCTTGAACCATCACACTGACACCGTGCTTGGAGGCAAAACCAGCCAGGCCGGGGGTAAACGGCTTGGCGGTGGAAACCGTAATCTTGGAACCCACCAGCAACCCGGAGTGCAACACGTGGGCAATCTCCCAGTTCTTGACGTTCTCACCGATACGCACGACCACCGGAACCGGCAAGCAACGGAAGATGTTGCGTTCCACTCCGAGCTGGGACGGATCGCGATTAACCTGGAAATCCTGAGCATAAGCGGTTTCATCGCCAGCCAAAGACTTCTCAAGCTTGTCATGGTCTCCGATTTCATCGGCCAGCGCGGTCAATTCCCGCGCCAAATCGCCAGAAGCCGAACCGGCAATGCTGCCTAAGGTCGCGTCGTCCGGGCTCCATTCGCCCAAAGCGTAAAGGTAGGAGGGGCCACCGGCCTTGGAACCGGCACCCACTACGGAACGCTTCCAACCACCGAACGGCTGACGGCGCACGATAGCACCGGTAATACCGCGGTTGATGTAAGCGTTACCAACCTGGACATGATCGAGCCAGTACTTGATTTCGTTCGGATTCAGCGAGTGAATACCGCCGGTCAAACCGTATTCGACCTGGTTTTGCAACTCGACAGCTTCTTCCAAAGTGTCGCACCGCATTACGCCCAAAATCGGGCCGAAGTACTCGGTCATGTGGTACTCGCTGCCAGGTTTCACATTAGCGCGCACGCCAGGGCTCCACAGCCGCCCGGAATCGTCGAGTTCTTTGGGCTTTACTGCCCAGCTCTGGCCGGGCTCCAACTGGGTCAAGCCGCGCATCAGCTTTTCGCCCGGCTTTTCCACCACGGGACCCATCTGGATACCCAAATCCCACGGGTAGCCGACTTTCAGGGACTGCACTGCGTCAATCAACTGGTTGTGGAAACGTTTCGATTTGCCAACCGTGCCCACCAAAATGACCAACGACGCGGCCGAACACTTTTGACCCGCGTGACCGAACGCGCTTGTGACAACGTCCTTTACCGCCAAGTCAAGGTCAGCCGAGGGGGTGACGATGATGGCGTTCTTGCCGGAGGTCTCGGCCAGCAGGCCCAAGTCGGGACGCCAGGAGCGGAACATTTGCGCGGTTTCTATACCGCCGGTCAGAATGACGCGTTCCACCCGCGGATCGGTAACCAGAATCTTGCCCAAGTCGTGGTTGGCCAGGGTCACCAGCTGCAGTACGTCCTTGGGAACACCCGCTTCCCACAGGCATTCCGCGAGCAACGCCCCGCAGCGGCGAGCGGGGGTGGCCGGCTTCAAAATAACCGGAGAACCCGCCGCCAAACCGGCAATGGTCGAACCGCCAGGAATGGCCACGGGGAAGTTCCACGGCGGGGTCACCACGGTAATCTTGGAGGGACTGAACTTAGCGCCGGCCACCTGAGACATGGCGATAGCCTCATCGGCGTAATAGTGAGCGTAATCAACGGCCTCGGATACTTCCACATCGCCTTGGTCGATGGCTTTACCGGCTTCGGAACCCATCACTTCGATGAACTCGGCGCGATGTTGGCTCATGATGACACCGGCGCGGTGCAGAATCTCGCCGCGTTCCTCCGTGCTGAGCGCCCACCACTTTGCGCCGCCTTCCTCAGCGCGTTTCAGTACGGCCTGCAATTCGTCCTCGTTGTTGATCTTGGAGGCATCGACTGTGCCCTGACCAATCTGAGAATGTGGCATCCTGGCGGCAATCGCCTCACCCCAAGCCACGTTGGCCGGGAGGGACGGATCGGAATCCGGAACGTTGCGGAACGCCCACTTCCCAGAGTCGTCTTGAACCAGTTTGGCCAGCTCATCTGCGGTTTCCTGGCTACGGTCTTGATGACGGCGCGGCCCGAACTCCAGGTCATTGACCATGGAGATGGCTTTCTCGAAGCGGTTGCGTTCCCGTTCGTACATAGCCTGGTTCGTGGTCAGCTCAAAAGCCGCGCTCATGAAGTTTTCTTCCGCGGCAATCTCTTCCAGACGACGCACCAGGTAGCTGATGGCAACATCGAATTCCTCGGGGTGCACCACCGGAACGTAGTACAACAACGGACCGGTGTCCTCCATGACCGCGCGAGCCATGGAGCTGTTCATACCCGTCAGCATCTCGAACTCGCAGCCGTGGTTTTGGAATACTCCGCGTTTGTTGGCCAGCTCGTAAGCAAAACCAGCGGTAAACACGTTCATACCAGCCACGCCGATACGAATGTTCCGAGTATGCTCAGGGGTCAACGCATAGTTGAGGATACGCATATAGTTTGCGTCAGTGTGCTGCTTTGAGGGCTGCGGGGTCATCGGCCAGCCGTGCATCATGGCGTCAACGTGTTCCATAGATAGGTTCGCGCCTTTGACCACACGCACCTTGACGCGGGCTCCGCCGTTGTCGACACGTTTCGCGGCCCAAGCCTGTAGGTCTTGCATGGCTTCCAGCGAATCCGGCAAGTAGGCCTGGAGCACGATACCGGCCTCCAGATCCTTGAACTCCTCGCGGTCCAGCAGCTGCTTGAACACATCGATGGTCATGTGCAGGTCGTGATATTCCTCCATGTCCAAGTTGATGAACTTCTTGGGGCTGAACTTATTGGCTTCCCGGTAGAGCGGCAACAGGTTTTCGACTGCGTAAGCCACCATGTTCTGGTAGTCCCAGGCAATGTGCGGTCCGGTTACAGCGGAGACCTTGATAGACACGTAGTCCACATCGTCACGCTGCAGCAGTTCCACCACGTCGTTCAGACGCCGGGAGGCCTCCTTGTTGCCCAACACGGCTTCACCCAAAAGGTTCATGTTCAGCCGAGACCCGTCCGCGCGCAATTTCGCAATAGCTCGCCCCAGGGACTTGTTTGTCACGTCAATCGCTAGGTCGCCCACCAGTTCACGGAACACCCGCCGAGCCGCCGGAACCGCAATATCGGGAACAACCGTACCCAAAGCCCCACCGTAGACAGCCGGTAGTTTCAGGTAGGGGGGCAGGAAAGACGGCTTATTGTCTTTCACCAGGGCCGCCAGATTTTCTCCGGCAATCTTGATGTCCTCCGGACGCACAACTTCATCGACAAACGCAACGGTGAAGTCCAAGCCACGCGGATCTTTTAGAGTGCGTGACAGCAGTTTAGAAGCGTAATCGACCGGGTATTTCTTTGAGGCCTCAATCCACTTCTGAGCGCGTTTTACAGCTAGCTGACCGACTTCTCTCAACTCAGCTAATTCTTGTTCATTGAGCGGTTTCAACTTATCTCCTTTGGTGTTGTGTTTTCGCTCGGAGTACTCGTTGCTCGCGAGAGTAATTCCGTACCCTTTTACCTATCATTTACTGAGGTTTTTTGCACAGACTTTAACGTCTATTTTAGAAAAATTCAAGAATTCTGTTTCTCCGCAACGGATTGAGACTGCTTTTCCTCGAGAGTCTTAATGAGACCCTTCGGATCGGGCTGACCCTTTGCGATGGCCACGGCACGTTCGAATTCCTCCAGAATCTGGGGATCATCCCGCCAGGTCGCTTTGGAAACCAGCCAAGCGACCAGCAGGCACAGCAAGAATCCGGGCACGATTTCGTACAGGTGTGTATAGACAATCCACGAGGCGTCGCCGTTGTTGAACGCTTTGTTCCACAGCACCGCCACCACGGCCCCCACGACCATGCCAGAAGCTGCTCCCTGCCAGGTTAGTTTCTTCCAATAGAGGGACAGAATGACGATGGGGCCAAAAGCAGCGCCGAAACCTGCCCAGGCAAAGGACACCAGTCCCAGTACGGAGTTTGATGGATCTATCGCCAGCAGGGCTGCCACCACGGACACAAACAGAACTGTGATACGGCCGAGCAGAACACCCTTGTTATCGCTGAGTTCTTTCTTGGTTGCCCCGTGATAGATGTCCTCCACCATGGCCGAGGACGTGACCAGCAGTTGCGAGGACACAGTGGACATAATTGCGGCCAGGATAGCGGCCAGCATGAAGCCAGCCATAATGGCCGGGAACAGCGTGGTTCCCATGACCAGGAACACGGTTTCTTGGGGGTTGCCCTCCATGCCCTCTTTCGGCAGTAAATCGGGAATCATGCCCTTTTCGCTCATGGCACGGCCGATAATGGCGGTCATGCCGGTGCCGAGCAAGCAGAACACCATCCACCCCAGCCAAAAGCGCCGGGCAGGAGTAGCTTGACGAGGGGAACGCAGCGCCATGAAACGCACAATAATGTGGGGCATTCCGAAGTAACCGAATCCCCACGCTACGTTGGAAATCCAGTCCATCCACCCGACGGCGTCAAGTCCGGTGCCCAGAGGGTTCAACAGGGAGTTGTCGCCAGTGGCCGACAGGCCTTCCGCGACACCGCCGAACCCGCCAATAACGACCAAGCCCATAATCGGCACCGCTACCAAGGCCACCATCATAATCAAACCTTGCACCATATCTGTCCAAGACACAGCCAGGAAGCCGCCGACCAGGGTGTAGAGAATCACGATGCCGGCCACAAACACCATGCCGACGTGGTAGTCCCAGCCAAAGGTGGACTTAAAGAAAGTACCGCCGGCCACCATACCGGAGGACACGTACAGGGTAAAGAACACCACGATGATAATGCCCGCTACGTAGCGGATAATCTTGGAGTTATCGTGGGTACGGTTGGAAAAGAACGAGGGGACCGTAATCGAGTCGCCAGCAACCTCGGTATAAGCACGCAAGCGCGGCGCGGTGACCAGCCAGTTAATCCAGGCACCGACGGTCAAACCAATCGCAATCCAGCCGTTGAAAATCCCGCTGAGGTACATGGCGCCGGGCAGCCCCATCATCAACCAGCCGGACATGTCTGCTGCGCCAGCGGAAAGTGCGGCTACAAAGGGAGGCAGGTCACGCCCGCCCAGCATGTAGTCGTCCAAGCTCTTGGAACGCGTATAGCCATAGATTCCAATCATGATCATGGCTACGAAATAGATAATCATCGCGATGGCGATGCCTGCGGGGTTAGCCGTGGTTCCAGCGGCTCCTGCGGGTACAACTGTAGTTATGCACATATTGAACCTTTCTGAAAATTATTAGACCGGCAACAATGCGGGCCGTATGCTTCGACAAGCGACATCATAGTACTTAAGTCCCATGTTTTAGAAACGTGACCGCATACTGATACAATTGCAGGTACGAGAGGGAGTATTCCCACTAATGGGGGCATCGTCATCACAGTGAAGCCATCCGCCGTCCATACTGCGGAATCGCGACACTCGGTGTCATCGGCCTGCGAAACGTCAGGCGGGGAGAGACTTTCGGTACCCAACTAGTTTCGTACCGGAGGAACGTTTCAGATGCATGTGCCACTATTGGCTTGGATAATTCTCTTTGTCGTCGTTATCGGCATTTTGACCTTTGATTTTTTTGCCCACGTTCGCAAGGACCATTTCCCCTCCCTAAAGGAAGCGGCGACGTGGACCGCTATCTACATCGTCATAGCTTTGGCGGCCGGGTTAGTCATCGGTTTGACGCTGGGCTGGGAATTGGGCGGACAATTCTTTGCTGGCTGGGTCACCGAGTGGTCACTATCGCTGGATAACTTGTTTGTGTTTGTCATCGTCATTTCGGCCTTTAAAGCCCCGCGCGAGGTCCAGCAAAAAATCATTGCGGTCGGCATCACTTTGGCGCTCGTGTTCCGTCTCATTTTCATCCTGCTGGGAGCCGCACTCATCGAGCAGTTCAGCTGGATTTTCTATATTTTTGGTGTGTTCTTGCTGTTTACCGCGGTGCAACAGATTCGTGAAGGTAGCGCGAGTTCCGAGGAAGAGGCGGAATACAAAGATAACGTTTTTGTTGCCTGGGTGCGCCGGATTTTCCCGGTCACGCCCGACTATGTGGGGCATCAATACTTTGCGACGATTGATGGCAAACGTCACATCACACCCTTCCTCCTGGTGATTGTGGCGGTGGGGTCAGCAGACGTGATGTTTGCGGTTGACTCCATTCCCGCCATTTTCGGTCTCACCAACGAGGCCTTCATCGTGTTCGCTGCCAACGCCTTTGCCTTGATGGGATTGCGCCAGTTGTACTTCCTCATCGAAGGCCTGATGGAACGCTTGATTTTCTTGCACTATGGACTGGCCGCCATTCTGGCTTTTATCGGGGGTAAA
This region includes:
- a CDS encoding TerC family protein, producing the protein MHVPLLAWIILFVVVIGILTFDFFAHVRKDHFPSLKEAATWTAIYIVIALAAGLVIGLTLGWELGGQFFAGWVTEWSLSLDNLFVFVIVISAFKAPREVQQKIIAVGITLALVFRLIFILLGAALIEQFSWIFYIFGVFLLFTAVQQIREGSASSEEEAEYKDNVFVAWVRRIFPVTPDYVGHQYFATIDGKRHITPFLLVIVAVGSADVMFAVDSIPAIFGLTNEAFIVFAANAFALMGLRQLYFLIEGLMERLIFLHYGLAAILAFIGGKLIIHALSTNEIPFINGGQPFTGLPEATIPVSLGYIVGILIITTVTSLLVSRHRANQERRN
- the putP gene encoding sodium/proline symporter PutP, coding for MCITTVVPAGAAGTTANPAGIAIAMIIYFVAMIMIGIYGYTRSKSLDDYMLGGRDLPPFVAALSAGAADMSGWLMMGLPGAMYLSGIFNGWIAIGLTVGAWINWLVTAPRLRAYTEVAGDSITVPSFFSNRTHDNSKIIRYVAGIIIVVFFTLYVSSGMVAGGTFFKSTFGWDYHVGMVFVAGIVILYTLVGGFLAVSWTDMVQGLIMMVALVAVPIMGLVVIGGFGGVAEGLSATGDNSLLNPLGTGLDAVGWMDWISNVAWGFGYFGMPHIIVRFMALRSPRQATPARRFWLGWMVFCLLGTGMTAIIGRAMSEKGMIPDLLPKEGMEGNPQETVFLVMGTTLFPAIMAGFMLAAILAAIMSTVSSQLLVTSSAMVEDIYHGATKKELSDNKGVLLGRITVLFVSVVAALLAIDPSNSVLGLVSFAWAGFGAAFGPIVILSLYWKKLTWQGAASGMVVGAVVAVLWNKAFNNGDASWIVYTHLYEIVPGFLLCLLVAWLVSKATWRDDPQILEEFERAVAIAKGQPDPKGLIKTLEEKQSQSVAEKQNS